The Yersinia entomophaga nucleotide sequence TCATCACGACAATAGTTTTATCCGGTGCATAGGGCCAGACTTTACAGATGTTCAGGTTTGACGGCGCTAGCGTTAATTCCGGATGTAGTGTTTTCGCCAATTGAGGAATAAAGCTCTGGCAGTCCGCCAACGAATAAGATGAAAACATAAGTGAAGAAAGAAGAAGGAAAATCCTGCGCATAGTCTGAGTCCCTGACGCTAGCCAAATAAAATAGGCAACGGTAGAAAGAGTGTGGAAATCACCGATACACGGTAACTCACTGAAATAAGGTAACTAAATGCTACCTGTCTATGGATTATTACACGGATAGAGAGAGTTACCTAACGGCGTAATTATGAAAGGGGAAATATTTTAATCGAATTTTTTATGCCAGATGGCTGTAAAATAATGCGGTGCTTTATTAACCAGAATACGTCAGGTTGCGATCTGAAATTTATTAAAACCAAGCCAAGGTTGGGTTAGTTAGAGTATTTAGCTAGCAATAAGCTTTTTCCAGCGTCAAGATTGTCTTATTCCGCAAGGAAAGACTTACGTAGAGCAGAAAACTGTATTAGTGTGATGAGCCTGCTGTTAGAGCACTGAATTGTCACATTTCGCCGCCCATTTATCGGGGGCAGAATAACTAACGTGCCGGGGTTACCCAAAAGCAGAATAACAATGTTGCTGTGCGAATTTTAGCATGACTTTACTTATCGGTTGGTAATGGGTTGAAGAAGGAATCTGGCGTGACGAAAATACGGGTTGGGGTCATTTTTGGTGGCAAGTCGGCTGAGCATGAAGTGTCATTGCAATCGGCTAAAAATATTGTTGATGCCGTAGATACGGAAAAATTTGAAGTCACCTTGTTAGGCATTGATAAACAGGGCCAGTGGCATATTAACGATGCGTCGAGCTATCTGTTACACGCGGAAAACCCTGCGTTGATCGCCCTGAATCACTCGAATCAAAACGTCGCTTTGGTGCCGGGCCAACGACAGCATCAACTGATTGATGCAAGTAATGCCGCAGCGTTGACGCAACTGGACGTAGTCTTCCCTATTGTTCACGGTACGCTAGGCGAAGATGGCTCTTTGCAGGGCTTGCTTCGCATGGCGAACATTCCCTTTGTCGGCTCTGGCGTAGTCGGTTCGGCTGCCAGTATGGATAAAGACGTGACCAAGCGCCTGCTGCGGGATGCCGGGCTGAACGTTGCGCCGTTTATCACTTTAACCCGCGCCAATCGTCACCAATACACTTTTGAGCAAGTGCAGGAGAAACTGGGGTTGCCGCTGTTTATCAAACCGGCTAATCAGGGATCTTCCGTTGGGGTCAGTAAAGTTCGTAATGCCGTAGAATTTGCCCATGCGGTCGAGCTGGCCTTCAGTTTTGACCATAAAGTATTGGTTGAATCGGCTATTGTTGGGCGTGAAATCGAATGTGCGGTATTGGGAAACGATCGCCCGAAAGCCAGCCTGTGTGGCGAAGTGGTGATCAGCGATGAATTTTATTCTTACGATACCAAATATATTAGCGACAGCGGTGCTCAGGTTGTGATTCCGGCGGTTCTGGAGCCACACATCAGCGATAATATTCGCGCCGTAGCTGTGGAAGCGTTCCGTACTCTGGAGTGTTTGGGTATGGCGCGTGTGGACGTGTTCCTGACGCCTGATAACCAAATTGTCATCAATGAAATCAATACGTTACCTGGTTTTACCAACATCAGTATGTATCCGAAGCTGTGGCGCGCCACTGGCATCAATTCTACCGAGCTTATCACTACACTGATTGAACTCGCTTTGGAACGTCATCAGCAGGATCAGGCGTTAAAAAGCTCGATTTCACTGAGTGAACAAGCGAAATAGCCTCTATTTATTTCACCTATGATGATGTGCGATAGGTGAAATGGAACTCTGTAAAAAGCTGCCTGGTGCAGCTTTTTTATTGCCTAAAAATATGTGGACGGTAATTATTGTCAGTATTTGACATTATGTCACTTAATGACAATAATTCAGAAATGAAACTTACAGAAGACCAGCTCTTACTTCGAGAGAGCAAAAAAATTGTCGAAGCCTTAGGAAACACTTTTGCGCCGCTGGTGGAATTCGTGCTGCACGATTTAACCCATCCGGAGTACGCCATTGTGGCAATTGCTAATAATTTGTCCGGACGAGAAGTGGGGGAACCTGCTACAGAACTGGGGTTGAGCCGCATAGCCGATCCTAACTTTCCCGAAGTGCTCCAAAACTACCCCAATCAGTTTCCCGATGGTCGCCCAGCCAAAAGCACCTCTATCGGTTTGAAAAATAGCAAAGGAGAGTTTATTGGTGCGCTCTGCCTCAATATGGATATTTCTCTGTTCTCCGCCGTTAGCAGCAGTCTGGCGCAGCTGACGCAAACGTTGCCCAATGACATTCAGGAAAATCTGCAATCCCCGCGTTTGGAAACTCTGCGTGCGCGATTGGAACAATTCGCCACGGCCTGGAACACCACGCCACGCGGCCTGACGCCGGCTCAACGCCGTGAAGTGGTTCGGCAATTGGCCAAGGAAGGATTGATGGATTTGAAAAATGCGCAAACAGTCGTGGCCAACAATTTTGGGGTCGCGCGCTCCACAGTTTATACCTATCTCCCAACTGATGAAGGAAGTTGAAAATGCCCCGGCTCGCAATTGGATATGACGATATTGTACAGGCACATCAACGTATTGCCGATGAAGTAGTCAAAACACCGGTATTCACTTCTGCCACGGCAGACGCCCAAACCGGAGCGTCGTTGTTTTTCAAATGTGAAAATTTTCAGCACATGGGCGCTTTTAAGTTTCGCGGCGCTTTTAACGCTTTAGCGCAGTTAACACCAGAGCAGCGAGAGAAGGGGGTCGTCACTTTTTCATCTGGCAATCATGCTCAGGCCATCGCACTGGCCGCGCGAAAACTGGGCATCCGCGCCACCATCATTATGCCTATTGATGCGCCAGCGGTGAAAATTGCCGCTACCAAAGGTTACGGTGGCGAAGTCATTCTCTACGATCGCTATACCGAAGATCGCGATGCGATTGGAAAACGATTGGCGGCTGAACGAGGTTTAACGCTGATACCTCCCTATGATCATCCCCATGTAATGGCTGGGCAGGGCACGGCGGCGAAAGAACTGTTTGAGGAAGTGGGGGACCTGGATGTACTCATCGTTCCTTTGGGCGGTGGCGGTCTGTTATCTGGCTGCGCCACGGCCGCCAAGGCTTTGAATCCACACTGTTTGGTGATCGGCGCTGAGCCTGAAGCGGGTAATGACGGGCAGCAGAGCTTTCGCAGTGGGAAAATTGTGAAAATCGCTACGCCGCACACTATTGCCGACGGTGCGCAGACGCCATTTCTGGGAAACTATACTTTTCCGGTGATACAAGAACGAGTGGACGACATACTTACCGCCAGCGACGCTGAGTTAATTACAACCATGAAATTTCTTGCTAGTCGGATGAAAATACTGGCCGAGCCTACGGGATGTCTGGCGGCCGCTGTGGCGTTTGGGGAGGCGCTGGACCTGCGCGGCAAACGGGTCGGGGTGATAATTTCCGGTGGAAATGTGGATCTCAGCCGCTTTGCCCACTTCATCCAGCAGGAAAATTAATCTCTGATATTCACCTGATAAATCTTAATAGAAATCCGCCGCCAGGCCATGACAGCCACGTAGCCTGCGCCGACGGCCGGGCCTATCTTTTCGGCCAGTTGACCATAATTGCTCTAGGGAAACCGTTGACGAATCAGCCAGTTGAATCTCAGTTGGCACAGGTATTCGACAATATAGATCGCGTACTGCTTAGTTGTGGCTGCGATTGCAGTGCGTTGATACGGATTCGGGGGTATCTGAACGATGAAGGATTGTGCTTGCAATTCAATCAATTATACGCTCATTGTTTAGGGGAACATCGGTCAGTGCGTTGCGTAGTACCCGTAGCCGAATTGCACTATGGATTAATGGTCGAAATTAAGGCCATTGCTCAATAAGTGCACTAAATATTGTACCTGTTTATAAATAAGGTTGGGCGCCAGGCGCAGATGAGTAGGACTGGCATTTATCTTTATCATCATTTTATTTTATCTATCATCTGTTTTTCCATAGTAGACGGCAAAACAGATGCCTCTCCCCGAGTCTTTATCTCTAAGATTTTTATCGTCAGTTAATTTATAACCAATTGTAAATAAAGCTATATTTTTTTGTTTTTTTAATGGCTGGTTATGATGAAGTCGAAACCCTTTAATTTTGACTGCCCTCAATGAAGAAAATAGAGAAAGTTTCATTAGTGTAACTAAAGTGTTTATTGCGGGTTACAATCGGAGCTGCAAACATGATGCTGGTCATCATTTGCGCATTTCGCATTATTTTCCTGTTGTATTTTATCCACCATATAAATGCTGTGCATATATACAGTATATTGCTGTACACATAATGAAAATTAATTCAAGGATGAGTAATATGAAAACTTCAACAAAAACACAGTACCCTATTATTTTAGTACACGGCCTATTTGGTTTTGACAAAATGCTGGGCTATCCCTACTTTTTCAAAATCCAGCCAGCATTGGAAGTTGCCGGTGCACAAGTGTTCACTGCGTCAGTTTCTGCAACCAATTCAAATGAAACGAGAGGTGAGCAACTACTTGATTTTATTCGATATATTTTGAATAAAACCGGAGCGAAAAAGGTGAATCTCATCGGCCACAGCCAAGGGCCTTTAGCCTGCCGTTATGCTGCCGCGATGCGTCCTGACCTGGTGGCGTCTGTCACTTCGGTTAACGGTGTCAACCACGGTTCAGAGTTTGCCGATCGGGTTCGTGAAGCCTTTGTCGAAGGTGGCCTGCCTGAATCAGTGGCTAATTTGGTTGTCTCTACATTCACAAATTTAATGTCTTTACTCAGTGGTCATCCAGAACTGCCTCAGGATGCTATTGCGTCACTGGATGCATTAACCACGAAAGGCGTTACGGAATTTAACGCCAAATATCCGCAGGGTCTGCCAGAGAAATGGGGGGGCGAAGGCAAGGAAGTTGAAAACGGCGTTCATTACTATTCATGGGGTGGATTTATCCAAGGAGGGATTCTTGAGCAAGGGTTGAATACAGCTGATCCACTGCATATCGCGATGCGCGTTGGTTCACAATTCTTTATTAGAGAGGCAGAACAGAACGATGGCATGGTAGGGCGTTTTAGTATGCATTTAGGTAAAGTTATTCGTTCGAATTATTCAATGGACCATATGGATGCGGTCAACCAAACGGCTGGCGTAGTGCCAGTGCATCTTGATCCGGTGAAAATGTTCGTCGACCATGCAGCATTCTTAAAGTCTAAGTCTCTGTAGTCCACTTCGACTGAGATGAAAAGGGGAGCGTTGTTGTTAAGTCACGCAACCTGATTAGTGACGTTGTAACCTAATCGCTCAACTATTCAACTCAACCATAAAAGAGAAATAACAGAGACTCCCCTGCGGCCGAGAAGGAGTCTCTGAAAACGATTACAGGTGTTTTTTCGCGAAGTTAACAATATCTTGCTTAAAGTCGCTGACCTTCTTCTCTGGTGATTTCTTACATAACTCAACCACCTTCGGCGTTACAACGGTATCAATTTCTTGATAGTCAACGAAATCGCCTTTTTTATATTGCGTATCGTCATTCAACATCCAGAATACGACCGGAGTGAAGCTTTTCGGGTTCAGGTCGATAAACTCTTTACAGCTCATATCCGCTGGCGTAGTCGGGCTGGTAGCGGCAGCAAATGACGCGGTGGCTGCGCACAGCAGCAAACCAGCCAATGGGATATTACGTAATGATTTAAATGACATGCCTATCTCCTTGCGGTTTCGGATCAATAATTTCCAATATAACTCAGGTTCTGGTTTATATTTCGAGTCTAAGCATGGACCAATAATTTAAATTAGGCCAGTAATTCACTTAATTTATCTGTTGCGCCATTCGACTACTTATCCTCTACAGTAAATATTCAATTTATAGTTATGCGTCGATATTATATTAATTCGCATGGTTATTATTGGGTTTATAATTTGATTTTTATTTGAAATTGGCTAGGAGATTATTTTTATTTGTTAGTAAGGCTTATTACGTTGTTTTCAGTGTGATATTTAATTCGGATAAGCGTAATGCCAGGCTCCGGATGCTATTATTTTACAGTTTGAACTGAGGTGAGAATAGCATGGGGTGGGAAACGGAAGTTCTAAATTTCAATAAACGGACTAAAGGTAAATCATGAATAAAGAAAAACCAAACATGGCACTGATATTTATCATTTTACTTACAGTGAGAATTCATGCTGAGGCTCACAACATTAATAATGTCATCCCTCGTTCTGATAACCGAGAACACTTATCATCGCGCGTATTGGAAGAAAGTAATCAGGCTGTATCTCTCTATAATATTGGTAGCGGCACGTTGGTCTACAGTTCCGAATACAAACAAAAAGAATATCTATCTGCTGATTATGCATATAATCTTAATGGAGGATGGAAAGAAAATGCAAACTGGAAATATATTTATAATAGGAATGGTACGGTATCATTTAAAAATAGATACTCAGGACTATGCCTACAATATTACGGGACAGAATATCAGGTCATTGAAGATACCTGTGATCCCTTATTGAGAACTCAGCAAATCAATCTGGAACTGGTCAGCTCTGGCGGAATGCTTATGCGGTTTAATAGTAATAATGAATGCCTTTATATTCATCCTGGCATCAGCCATTACTATGTATACAGTGATAAATGCGAAGAGATCAATTTTTATCATTACTGGACCATCGTACCTCCGCTCAATAACTGAGTGAATCCACAGGGAGTGAATAATGAAGAGTGTTTTATCTAGGATGTTTG carries:
- a CDS encoding RidA family protein, translating into MTIIALGKPLTNQPVESQLAQVFDNIDRVLLSCGCDCSALIRIRGYLNDEGLCLQFNQLYAHCLGEHRSVRCVVPVAELHYGLMVEIKAIAQ
- a CDS encoding lipase family alpha/beta hydrolase: MKTSTKTQYPIILVHGLFGFDKMLGYPYFFKIQPALEVAGAQVFTASVSATNSNETRGEQLLDFIRYILNKTGAKKVNLIGHSQGPLACRYAAAMRPDLVASVTSVNGVNHGSEFADRVREAFVEGGLPESVANLVVSTFTNLMSLLSGHPELPQDAIASLDALTTKGVTEFNAKYPQGLPEKWGGEGKEVENGVHYYSWGGFIQGGILEQGLNTADPLHIAMRVGSQFFIREAEQNDGMVGRFSMHLGKVIRSNYSMDHMDAVNQTAGVVPVHLDPVKMFVDHAAFLKSKSL
- a CDS encoding threo-3-hydroxy-L-aspartate ammonia-lyase produces the protein MPRLAIGYDDIVQAHQRIADEVVKTPVFTSATADAQTGASLFFKCENFQHMGAFKFRGAFNALAQLTPEQREKGVVTFSSGNHAQAIALAARKLGIRATIIMPIDAPAVKIAATKGYGGEVILYDRYTEDRDAIGKRLAAERGLTLIPPYDHPHVMAGQGTAAKELFEEVGDLDVLIVPLGGGGLLSGCATAAKALNPHCLVIGAEPEAGNDGQQSFRSGKIVKIATPHTIADGAQTPFLGNYTFPVIQERVDDILTASDAELITTMKFLASRMKILAEPTGCLAAAVAFGEALDLRGKRVGVIISGGNVDLSRFAHFIQQEN
- a CDS encoding helix-turn-helix transcriptional regulator, with amino-acid sequence MKLTEDQLLLRESKKIVEALGNTFAPLVEFVLHDLTHPEYAIVAIANNLSGREVGEPATELGLSRIADPNFPEVLQNYPNQFPDGRPAKSTSIGLKNSKGEFIGALCLNMDISLFSAVSSSLAQLTQTLPNDIQENLQSPRLETLRARLEQFATAWNTTPRGLTPAQRREVVRQLAKEGLMDLKNAQTVVANNFGVARSTVYTYLPTDEGS
- the hdeB gene encoding acid-activated periplasmic chaperone HdeB, which produces MSFKSLRNIPLAGLLLCAATASFAAATSPTTPADMSCKEFIDLNPKSFTPVVFWMLNDDTQYKKGDFVDYQEIDTVVTPKVVELCKKSPEKKVSDFKQDIVNFAKKHL
- the ddlA gene encoding D-alanine--D-alanine ligase — encoded protein: MTKIRVGVIFGGKSAEHEVSLQSAKNIVDAVDTEKFEVTLLGIDKQGQWHINDASSYLLHAENPALIALNHSNQNVALVPGQRQHQLIDASNAAALTQLDVVFPIVHGTLGEDGSLQGLLRMANIPFVGSGVVGSAASMDKDVTKRLLRDAGLNVAPFITLTRANRHQYTFEQVQEKLGLPLFIKPANQGSSVGVSKVRNAVEFAHAVELAFSFDHKVLVESAIVGREIECAVLGNDRPKASLCGEVVISDEFYSYDTKYISDSGAQVVIPAVLEPHISDNIRAVAVEAFRTLECLGMARVDVFLTPDNQIVINEINTLPGFTNISMYPKLWRATGINSTELITTLIELALERHQQDQALKSSISLSEQAK